The bacterium nucleotide sequence TCTGGTTCATCGTGTCGACGACGTCCGCCGTCTCCTCCTGCGTGATGCGCGAGGAGACGAGGGCCATGACCACGGTCTCGGGCCGCACCTGCCCGACGAGCGCCGCGACCGCCTCCGCGGGGTCGGCGGGCACGAGCTGCCCGCCGCGGCGCACCAGCGGGGAGATCACGCGCCCGGGGGAGTTGACGTAATCGACGGCGAAGCGCCCGCGGAAGCAGACCTGGTCCTCGTTGTTCACCCCGGGCCGCGGCCGCGCCTGCACGAACTCGTTCTCCTTGACCTGGAGCGAGAGCAGGCAGCCGACGCCGCAGAACGGGCAGACGGTGGGCACCCGGTCCCCCTCCCAGCTGCGCGCCCGGAACTTGTGCTGGCGGCTGTTGAGGGCGCCGACCGGGCAGATGTCGATGCAGGCGCCGCAGAACTCGCAGTTGTACGGGTCCTGGAAGTCGCGGTTGAGCGGCTGCGCGAAGTAGGTGCCGACCTCCTTGAGGTAGCCGCGGTGCATCGCGCCGAGCACCGTCACGCCGCGCACCTCGTGGCAGACGCGCACGCAGCGGCGGCAGAGCACGCACTTGCGCGAATCGCGCTCGATGAACGGGCTGACATCCACCGGCGGGTAGGCCCCGGGGTTCTCCGGGAAGCGGTTCTGCGGCGCCGACCACTTGTAGGCCAGCGACTGCAGCTCGCAGGCGCCGCCCTTGACGCAGGTCGGGCAGTCCATCGGGTGCTGGCAGAGCAGCAGCTCGAGCATCGTCTGGCGCACCTTGCGCAGCGCCGGCGTGTCGGTGAGGATCTCCATCTTGTCCGCCACGCGCGTCGTGCAGGCCGCGAGCAGCCGGTTCATGCCGACGACCTCGATCATGCACAGCCGGCAGGCGCCGAGCACGCTCACGCGCGGGTGCCAGCAGAGCGTCGGGATGTCGACCCCCGCCATGCGCGCGGCCTCGAGCACCGTCACCGGCTTCTCGAGCTTCAGCGGGCGGCCGTCAATGGTGATGTCCATACGGACGCTCGCCTCCCCCGAGCAGCTCGCAGGGCTTGCCCGCGCAGTGGTCCTCGAATTCCTGCCGGAAGTGCTTGATGCAGCTGAGCACCGGGTTCGGCGCCGCCTGCCCGAGGCCGCAGAAGGCGGCCTTCTGCATCGTCGAGGCCAGATCCACGATGTCGTCGATCTCGCAGGTCACGGACGCGCCGGCCTTCATCCGCTCGAGGATGCGCACGATCTGGTACGTCCCGTCCCGGCAGGGGATGCACTTGCCGCAGGACTCGTGGCGGAAGAAGCGCGCCAGGCGCAGCGCGACCTCGACCATGCAGACGCCCTCGGCGACCACCATGAAGGCCGCCGAGCCGAGCATCGAGCCGGCCTGCGCCACGTGGTGGAAGTCCAGCGGCAGATCGAGGTGCTCGGCGGTGAGCAGGCTCGAGGAGGCGCCGCCGGGGAAGACGGCCTTGAAGGCCCGCCCGCCGAGGATGCCGCCCGCGTAGTCGTAGATCAGCTGGCGCAGCGTCACGCCGAAGGGGATCTCGTAGACCCCCGGCTTGTTCACCTGCCCGGAGATGCAGAAGCCCTTCGTGCCGCTGTTGCGCTCGGTGCCGAGCGCCGCGTACTTCTCGGGGCCCTCGAGGATGATCGCCGGCACGTTGGCGAAGGTCTCGACGTTGTTCAGCGCGGTCGGGCGCGCCCAGAGGCCCGCGTTGACCGGGAAGGGCGGGCGGATGCGCGGCATCCCCGGCTTGCCCTCGAGGGCCTCGAGCAGCGAGGTCTCCTCGCCGCAGATGTAGGCGCCGGCCGTGCGGTAGACCCAGAGCTTGAGCGAGAAGTCGGTGCCGAGGATGTTCTGCCCGAGCAGCCCCGCGGCCTCGGCCTCCGCGATCGCCTCGCGCAGGATGCGCTGCGGATCCATGAACTCGCCGCGGCAGACGATGACCCCCTCGCTCGCGCCGACGGCGTAGGCGCCGATGAGCATCCCCTCGATGAGCCGGTGCGGGATGCGCGTGAGGATCGGCAGGTCCTTGAAGGTCCCCGGCTCGCCCTCCTCGGCGTT carries:
- a CDS encoding 2Fe-2S iron-sulfur cluster-binding protein; this encodes MDITIDGRPLKLEKPVTVLEAARMAGVDIPTLCWHPRVSVLGACRLCMIEVVGMNRLLAACTTRVADKMEILTDTPALRKVRQTMLELLLCQHPMDCPTCVKGGACELQSLAYKWSAPQNRFPENPGAYPPVDVSPFIERDSRKCVLCRRCVRVCHEVRGVTVLGAMHRGYLKEVGTYFAQPLNRDFQDPYNCEFCGACIDICPVGALNSRQHKFRARSWEGDRVPTVCPFCGVGCLLSLQVKENEFVQARPRPGVNNEDQVCFRGRFAVDYVNSPGRVISPLVRRGGQLVPADPAEAVAALVGQVRPETVVMALVSSRITQEETADVVDTMNQIFPRGVVRAVCTMGLNAADIPVGIGGRPWKDLRDADLVVSVGQDLTPSAPVAGVRIRTARRAGGAALAVIDARDTLLGSEAQLW
- the nuoF gene encoding NADH-quinone oxidoreductase subunit NuoF, with the translated sequence MSAPSIIYRDLGSVDLCKLVNYRERGGYQAFEKALKTMTPAEVVEAVKAARLVGRGGAGFPTGLKWELVAREPLTPKFVVANAEEGEPGTFKDLPILTRIPHRLIEGMLIGAYAVGASEGVIVCRGEFMDPQRILREAIAEAEAAGLLGQNILGTDFSLKLWVYRTAGAYICGEETSLLEALEGKPGMPRIRPPFPVNAGLWARPTALNNVETFANVPAIILEGPEKYAALGTERNSGTKGFCISGQVNKPGVYEIPFGVTLRQLIYDYAGGILGGRAFKAVFPGGASSSLLTAEHLDLPLDFHHVAQAGSMLGSAAFMVVAEGVCMVEVALRLARFFRHESCGKCIPCRDGTYQIVRILERMKAGASVTCEIDDIVDLASTMQKAAFCGLGQAAPNPVLSCIKHFRQEFEDHCAGKPCELLGGGERPYGHHH